In Candidatus Sulfotelmatobacter sp., one DNA window encodes the following:
- a CDS encoding TolC family protein, whose translation MRTWIPAGLASAVLFAGLISSARVARAAEHSLTLRDALRMALHGNETLLIGRANVSAAEGNESSATGAYDPTLELIGDAAHSTQPSNSTTPSTLSYPIAPDTRSSQVGANLRQY comes from the coding sequence GTGAGAACCTGGATTCCCGCCGGCCTGGCGAGCGCGGTGCTGTTCGCGGGCCTGATCTCTTCCGCCCGCGTCGCCCGCGCGGCCGAACACTCGCTTACCCTGCGCGACGCGCTGCGCATGGCGCTTCACGGCAACGAGACGCTGCTGATCGGGCGCGCGAACGTGTCGGCGGCCGAGGGCAACGAGTCGAGCGCGACGGGCGCCTACGACCCGACGCTGGAACTGATCGGCGACGCGGCGCACTCGACGCAGCCGTCGAACTCCACGACGCCGTCCACGCTGTCGTATCCGATCGCGCCCGACACGCGCTCGAGCCAGGTGGGCGCCAATCTGCGGCAGTAC
- a CDS encoding Os1348 family NHLP clan protein, translating to MSQVCVERVIGALATDEGLRLRFHRDPRAVLMELIDQKGWRLTHCEQWALAKLDPEALERFANEIDGRLQKASLGGGET from the coding sequence GTGAGCCAGGTGTGCGTGGAGCGCGTCATCGGCGCACTCGCGACCGACGAGGGGCTGCGGCTCCGCTTCCACCGCGATCCGCGCGCGGTGCTGATGGAGCTGATCGACCAGAAGGGTTGGCGGCTGACGCACTGCGAGCAGTGGGCGCTGGCCAAGCTCGATCCCGAAGCGCTGGAACGATTCGCGAACGAAATCGATGGCCGTCTGCAGAAGGCCAGTCTTGGTGGAGGTGAAACGTGA